From the genome of Triticum aestivum cultivar Chinese Spring chromosome 3B, IWGSC CS RefSeq v2.1, whole genome shotgun sequence, one region includes:
- the LOC123065155 gene encoding mannose/glucose-specific lectin: MHPMEKTPTNTNTINKTELQHDHSGNSSAAPTVIAVEVDPDALGCPTCLQPLVPPVFQCAAGHLVCSTCHGNLSDKNKCTSCFIKTGFSRCFVPTSYSRCHGVDRILQSVRVACPYRCSAVKTFYHDKEEHERTCPGKAGAVRKRGRVLKMGPCGGGGGDVWEMDLRGVNRIVKVVLWHSGAVDAILVLYERDGREEQTKHWGKLEGHRSEICLEPGEYLVGVKGNLGNFGGCFLLGTLTFISNLRTFGPYGTREGPPFDLPAAGGKIVGFHGRSGGLLDALGTYVKMDD, encoded by the exons ATGCACCCGATGGAGAAGACCCCCACAAACACCAATACCATCAACAAAACGGAGCTGCAACACGATCACAGCGGGAACTCGTCGGCCGCCCCAACGGTGATCGCCGTCGAGGTCGATCCGGATGCTCTCGGCTGCCCCACATGCCTTCAGCCCCTTGTACCTCCAGTGTTCCAG TGCGCGGCTGGACATCTGGTTTGTTCCACCTGCCATGGCAACCTCTCGGACAAGAACAAGTGTACCTCCTGTTTCATCAAAACGGGCTTCAGCCGTTGTTTCGTCCCCACGAGCTACAGCCGCTGCCACGGCGTCGACCGCATCCTGCAATCCGTCCGAGTCGCCTGCCCATACCGCTGCAGTGCAGTCAAGACGTTCTACCACGATAAGGAGGAGCATGAGAGGACCTGTCCCGGCAAAGCCGGCGCCGTGCGCAAGCGGGGACGGGTCCTGAAGATGGgcccctgcggcggcggcggcggagacgtcTGGGAGATGGACTTGCGGGGTGTTAACCGTATCGTCAAGGTGGTTCTCTGGCACTCCGGCGCGGTCGACGCCATCTTGGTGTTATACGAGCGGGATGGCCGGGAGGAGCAGACCAAGCACTGGGGAAAGCTCGAAGGACATCGTTCAGAG ATCTGCCTGGAGCCGGGTGAATACCTCGTCGGCGTCAAAGGGAACCTGGGCAATTTCGGTGGTTGTTTCCTCTTGGGAACGCTTACTTTCATCAGCAACCTGCGCACCTTTGGGCCATATGGAACGAGGGAAGGTCCGCCATTCGACCTTCCAGCAGCTGGCGGCAAGATTGTTGGCTTCCATGGCCGCTCCGGGGGCCTCCTCGATGCTCTGGGCACTTACGTAAAGATGGACGACTAG